aaactgtgtttaACAAAAGTTCTAATAAATTTCTTAATAACTAAGTAATTTTCCTGTTTCTTGATAAAATATGTCCAGTGtgattaaatagtttttatttagaattatgtatataaatattattattataccatcagccatcaataaattttatttgggATCAAGTTTacgattttcatttttaaaccaGCGTTTTTATTATCCTGTGTTCATATTTTGTTCTACATTTGCAAAGAAAATTTATTTGATTGAATTTTAtgagataaaaattttaaaaatatttttttaatgttttctttattttctatcttaaataaatgttgaacCCATATActgctttaaaataaattgagtgGTAAGAGGTCTATGGTTTTTAACTTCTGTATGTGTTCAtacactattaataatttacaacgtataaaatattttagaaaaataaaattattagaaaattccaaaataagtattttataatgtattttattattatttatgttgcaATCAAATGTTTCATACTGAAGGTGATATTGGTGCTGTGTTTGGTCTTGGATTTTCTCCGTTTTCTGGTGGTCCATTAAGATGGGTTGAATGCTATGTTGCTGATAAGCTCGTGTCAAAAATGCAAACATTCCAAAACGATTATGGTCTACCATTTAAAAGTTGTCACTTATTGTGAGATCACACTTAGGTTAAATccaaaaagttttattcatcctAAGTGAAGagcaactatatattaaatattaattcttaataactcaaaaattgatttggtaTTCTAAAGTTTtacttaaaatcttaaaaataaataccctAAGAGATTATGGATTACGTATGTACTCGTGTGctagtgatttttttaaattgttggtgATTTCAAGTGTTAAAATATCTCagtgattattatatatattttattattttatcgatttcAAGTTTTGTTTGAGTAATGcctatattcaaaatattttttcaaaaatgtgtactttatatttttattttgttacattgATTATAAAACAGCATGTTGTAAGTACTTGCTATCTTTATTTTGTGTACATAAAGAATTTTTAGAAGAaactaaattgaatatttaaaggTTTTTAGTGTAGAACTAGTTTTAAGGAATCAGGGTTGAAAgtcaaaacttattatttatgttgactTTCAAAAAGCAAGCAATTCAAGTAggtatgtcaaaatatttatttaaacaactaTTCACTTTTGAATAATTGCAAGTTGTTTAGTTTGTTATTTTAAGTGTTTCTACATATCTACTGCTTTTcctaaattaaagttattgtaaaaaatagaaaaagtcAAATAAGAAGAGAAAGTTTTGTCGGccattacaaaaattttaaaatttctaaagaCACTTTACTGCATAGAGTATTAAGTAAGTtactttagtataatattattgctgttaAATGTCCACCATAATTAATGAACAactgttcaataatattttaattcaatttgttctAGAAGAACAAAATAATCAGTTTTATTCAAATCTTACAACATTCAACAAGCAAATGTATATTAACGCCATGAATCAAATGAACAAAATTGATCAACAATTTGACAAATCTCAAGTATTACTTCAAGATACTGTGACTAACTGGAAGTATATTGAACAAAATGTGTCGCACATCAAACGTAAGGTGACTGATATACTGGCTGAGGAGTatattccaaaaattaaattttgaagcgtttctttatagaataaaaattgtaaacataaataaaataaaataattattactttataattccatacagaaaaaaatgtattagtatattattttattatactaatacaataattgaaaataacctcaccaatctttaaataattacattttcaaaaggTACAACaggaaatgtaatattattataggatacaaactattatttttgtaagccgtcaataataataatattaaaaaaaaaaaaaactggaaaatAAAGTGAATGACAGATTTATAACATCTGAATATATTAAGAAGTTGTTTAAACAGCAGCTCGACGTTGTATAGACATTTCGCCTTTTGATAGGTAAGACAAGGTGATACAAAATTGACTGTTGTCTGACGTTTTCTTAACCAAAATCTGTAATATAGAAATGATTtacagattttatttttgttataataccatttttttttaaatattcaacttcttttattaatttaataacttacaCTTCCGTTGCCAATGGCATGTATAACAGCTGGGAATTTTTCCATATGTCTTCCTTCGACAAAAACAGGTTGTCCTCGAtgatacctaaaattataataattcttatcttAGGAAACATATACTAAACTAAATTTTTCATACCATCTTTTTTCAAACAACAGTTTTCCATCTTCAATTCGCGTATTTGGAATAGCTGATGATCCTTCAGTAACTGAACTCCGACATTTTTTAGGACTCATGTTACTTGCAGTTGATGAACTAGTACTCGGAAGACAccctgaaaaataattttgaataatactttatactataatactatactacatactatcaaaatgttattgtaaatttaaccaACCTGGTCTCCAAATGGATGAATAATTTACTGTATCACGTGTTTTGACTGTAGGGGTTATTGTGGTAGAAGTAGATGCTATTGAAGCCAATGAGTCTTGAATAAGTTTTACATCCTGTTCAATTTCATGTTCCTGCaacaaaaaatacttatctgATACAGGTGGGGGTTTGCGAAGTTTTCCTCGGGGTGTTGGCTCCACTGGGTCATTTGGTCTTCTTCTCAGTTTCCTTGTCATAGCAGGCTTTTGATTTGACGAGCTAGGAGCTGAAAACCacccaaatattataaaaaaataaaataatatactgtataaaagggtttttaatacatacaaagCTCCATGTTTAAATTGTCATGTTCTATAGCTTTTTTCTTTTCGTTTAATTCTGATATCAAAGTCTCAGTGAGTTGAGCATTACGATCTTCAAACTCTTTGTGAGCTAGACGCCATTCTTTATTAAATTCTCTTTCAATGTCATCAAACAAACAGTCTCGCCTCAAATCAGTCATCATTAgtctattgataaattattaaaaaaatcatttgaatcATGATTTTACTGGCATTATACTAgatagaaaaagaaatattaacatACTCATTTTTATGCTGTGCATCCAATTTTTTCAATTGCTTTACATATTCCCCATGTGTCCCATCACGCAACTGCTGTAGTTGCTTTTGGATACCGGCCAATTTGTCCTGGTAgaccctaaaataataataaaaaaattcaaatgcaAATTGTTTAGCGACTGCCAACACAATTAAGTTGTGCATCGCGGGAAAATGAACAACTCACTGCTCCTGTATTTCAGTGTGTTTCTCACGGTATTCTTTGCCTTCTTCtggaaaacaaaaactaaataatgaaGTTTTATGTGAATGTTTATTTCATATAACTTCGTTGCATACCATCTGAGTTAGGTAGATCTTTGTTCTCGATTTTCGCACTGTTGTTGTCATCGTCGTCCATTGAAAACGTCAAAGATGGCGATATGTTACTGTCGTGGAAAGAGATTGTGTGTCTCCAACTCTGTTCGCGTCTACGAAGTTGATTTAACAGCTCGGCCGCTCGTTATAGTAACGATCGAATGCTTCGTGCAGAACGAccaaaaagtaaattattactatataggtataataaagaataattataaataataatttataatggataatgaATACCCACAATCAGTGCAATCACAGTATATAACAATCAAATTGGACACTGATCACATTTTACTCAGGTGGCATGGGACAATGGCTTGAGTCAGTCTACTAAGGATTACAGTAGGGACAGTTCAACAGAACAGTTTGACCAGTTTTCACTGCAAAAAAGTGGAACCCATTTTTACAACGATGATACTTTTatacaatagtaaataatattcaacaattattataactattttacattAGTTTATCATGGTTATAACTACTTATATGTAAGATAAATTATTGcagataatattactattaaaacatttttttttcttttttttttaaatgcctaTATGTTCTGAGCACTCAGTGCAAGGCCACCCGTCCCCCGTCCCCCTTTCATTTAGATAATACCTAATTCGTATagcattttattgcattttggtGGGCGATAAGGAGGACTGATAACTGATGAGGTGACAcaaaattgtgatttttttttacgatgtaatacaaacaatttacgataaGTCTATTATTTTTCGCTGCAACCACCCTAACTTTAAGGTCTAGTTACACTTTTGACTGTAGATATTCCAATATTTGCTACTttgaaataaaaagaaaattatgaaaataggtAGTGAAATTTACAGTATTTGATaacattagtataataaatcaaGAAGTCCTAAAAAGGTAAGAATCGGTTAATAAACAACATATCATTACAGAATAAATCACTCGGGCATTTTGATaatcaataattcaaaaactttGTACGtaccttttattaaaatttgtgttACGGTCGAGGACGGTCGTTTTGCGCCACGTAGCTGCGGCCTCGTGACCGTCGATGATCTGAGATGCACGATCCTCGGTCGAAAAACACAATATGGAGATAGACGACAAGGTCGTGCAGATCAATGCTTCCTGTTGGCAAGTAAAAACACGAGGGAGAGACTAGCGGCGGCTCGGGCTGCCAAGACGCTGGTCGGCGTCGTGGCAGGCCTGGCGGTGATGCCAACCGCGGCAGTGCGGCCGACGAGAGGGAGTACTTTGGCGGTGATCTGCCATAGTATGCAATGTACACAAATACATATAcggtaatgttttttttttatatagctaGACCTGAAAAACTGAAATCGATTTTGTAAAAgccttaaatattttacattaaatttctttgaaatatagtaataatttttacgcttgatatttttataattggcgCTGACTAGCATTTTTTGACCATCCATACTtgaaatttaaagataaatttcagGTACAAACTATAATAGTTGATTAAAACTACTTCGtgtaattaactaaaattagaataaaaaaaccaacGCAGAGAATGTATTTTCGACATTAGTTTCATAATATTCGCTCCGAAATTAAATCAAACGACATAACAACTACACATAAATGATTCTGCTGAACGTAACGTGTAACTCGAAAgagaaataaacaaattgtgcgtctatataatattttatattcctatCAAACATATAATACGTACCATCGATGCGGCTCAAATTTAGAGCAGTTAATGTTAAGGGGTTTTAGGTGTTAGGGGGCTGGATGTAATTTGTAGTACCGATCACGTTGTATAGAGGCATCATAGTGACCGGACATACGTCTGCATTTTACATACGCGCATGCACATGTCAccacatattacattataaagctataaaaattttttttcaaaaaatactaCTTAGTAGGATGTTcggatttaaattttgaaagtaGATTTGAAATCTCCACAAAATTACTATGCTTTGACTGtcgtttatttttcatattctacatcaatgtatttaaatttgaattatgaatatgatctatttttactctttttgttaaaatttctaagtaaattaaaatcagaaaaattatactgtCAATATTTTAGTtacgaattcaaatctgctttcaaaaataatattggaacATTATATTGGGCGTAGTGATTGAAGTCGTAATCTATGTTTTCGACCGTTATATACAGAtagttaaatagttttgttatagTTGTCACTATCTGAAAAAGTTGCTTTTGAGATCATGCTAAATGCAGCGATGGACTGTCTCAATTGCTTTAAGAATAATCCATTATCCACCTCGATCATTCCCTAGTGAACttgttgatcaatcataatccgttttcaaaattaaaatctgtcaaaccaaattcttccagttttgtctatcttattggtctaaaagtcacttttttttcatCGGCTGCAGCCGCTTtaagtatgttttattattttaacaaaataaatacataaaaaaaatgtttcaagtgAATACCATGTAACATCCCAGCATTTTTTggcgtattatttattaaaaatagtccCCGAGCGTACCTACTCTCATACAATagtcatttataaataacagtATCAAGCGCTGATGCGTAAATGATCGCagtattatgtaacaaatatCCCCCGACCCCCACAACCTGCAGTGTTCAGTGTTCGCACGCCGCGCCGATGCCGTCAGCGCCTCGGTCGCGTTCGGCATCATCATAACACCGGCAGAACAACCTGTCACCAAAAATgatctatattattgtaaaacaatgaCAACAACGCCGACACTGACCAAAGCCAAGCTCTATCGCGGACTCAACAGTCTCTTTTTCGACAACCGGCGACCTGTCTACACGTCCTTTTTCGACAACCGGCGACCTGTCTACACCTTTTTTTTGAACTGAACACGGTTCCTTGCAGTAAAAACACCGCCATGATGGGCTAAGGGTAACGATGGGCCACTGGTGGCCAAGACAAAACCAGGCATGGAGTCGTCACAAACCGTCGGTCGTTGTAGTAATATGTTCTCTCCCTGTCACCCCTTTACACAAGCACATAAAATTTTGTACCATGATTTTTTCCGGTAACCCTGTGAGGGCGAACCATGAGTGATATGGTGCATCGCCTCTCGTGGGCCGGGAAAAACATGGCCTAAATTGTATGCATTGCCATGTGCcaaaattcttattattattgttttatctatGCATTGCCATGTgccgaaattattattattattattattattgttttttctatTGTATTGCCATAtgccaaatttattattattaaaacctggTAAAATACAGTAACATGATTACCTAATTTATTCTTATTCTTAATTACCCCTTTTCcccttaaaataaatcattaaaattaattttttaatgcgtGTATCAAAACCTATGAGTTCCACCGACTTGGCCCTCGGGTCACACGCGGTGCGGCTCATAGGTCACAACTGAAGTGTGACCCTTCAGGTAGTATTCTGGTAATGTAAAATCGACCAGATTCTTAAAAccattaaacaaaattcaaattcaatcaatatttttattatttttttacatatatgtaATGCATATATGCAATTATGTatgcatgtaaaatataatttacttatgtataatatcctataatatcaatataaatataaaaatgaaattaaataccATTTTATGTGAATTTTATACTCTAATTTTTGGAtctttttggattttaattgcatttcttattgcatttttttgatatatttaatgcatttttacaatttattttcagtttGAACTAAAATTTCCGTAAACGTGAAAATCCGAATACTGTGAGTAGCAAATTGTAGtgctattattttcatataggtatacactacctatacatattataaaaatacattaaataaatacaagatTGGAATCCAAAATTCTAACtgaaagttataataattgacctttgttacttttttaaatgttatgttgCTAGTCTCAGTCTGTACTCTTTCCTTTTATTCCGGCTCTAGGGAGTGAATGGTAGGTTGtttcagttttatttgaatCTAAATAAGAAATCTTACTTTCATTCCAGAACTATGTTTTAAGACTGGTGTACCAATCTAAAATGTGGTATTTGGACGACAAAGGCGCATTTATCCTAATTAACAAATCAACAATATTAaagtctatacataatattgtaattttgttatatatttccaCAATTATGTTTAAAGAATGTAAACTATTTGTAATGTCTCAATAAACCTGAATTAAAGTTGTTATGATTGTTATATTAATCTCACAAAATTCAGATTAAAAAGtagtaaactaaatttttttgtattaccaATTTTAGTGCTAATATATTGCTACTACTTCTGTATTTATCTATATCTTCCAATATGCACTGTATGTCAGTTGGTCTAAGCTGAAAAGCGGTTTTTTCAGTGTTCATGTTGTCTATCAATTTTAGATAGGAGAAAACCTGAAAAGATGAATTAGAcgtgatatattttgttaaaactacTTGATGCATTTACTTTTCATTTACCTAATGAATTCAATGAGAATTCGTCCATACCTTTGTTTCTGATACTAGGGCATAGTTACAATACATTCCacattacaatttttcaaattatgttttagttttgaaaaataaataataaccagcCAAATGACAGCCCCTAAGAGTTTTATTGAACCATTATTACAGTAGTAGacaactataaaaaatacgCTTGGCCTGAACAGaagtataacttttttaatttattaaaactgatattaacaatttaagtcTGATATAAACTTttgttgaacaatttaaaatagccaatttgtaaatctgttttttggaaaaatttcaACTGTAAAAACATTCAATTAAGTACTATCTTGatcaaatttgataaaatataatgtactatgTGTTGAAATCACATATCATTGGTATCAACAATTAGCTGTAGACAAACAAAGATTTGGTGGTAACGGAATACAACAATCCGTAACAACTTACTGATTGCTTGTGCTGTTTGATGGAattgtattatcaataaataaataaattcaatattataatttgcaggTCCCCGGCAGCGTAATTACTAAATACATATCACCGGGCGTCGCGACTACCGCCGTCCAAGTCTTGTAAGTTTAGCTGTCGTTTTTCAAAACTTGAATCTTTAGTCTGCGTCTGGTTATAGGTATCAGTGGATTCTATATCCAAGTCCAGGAACAATCCGAAGTCCGCTGACCTGTCGGTTGTGGGAGCGGTTTTGGTCTTGTTAGCATTCACGACGAATAGCTGGTTGATCACGGATAGGAAATTAAAGAACCCAGAATTGGAAATACTCGGTTAGTATAGCTGGGTGTTAGTATATATGTGCGCTAAAATAGAAattcgcattttttttttttggtccctCCTGTCTAGTAGAGATTCTTTTCCTGTTGTAAAACGAAAGATTTCAGCCCGAGTATCTATAAATTCTCGATAGAATCTGTGTTGgggttttaaaaattgtgttcaaatatttttattttggttcaaAAATGGTTTGTTGGTACTTCATTTTACGGTTTTGTACCGTATTAAAAAAGGTTAGGTCAGGTAAAAGTCTTTAATTCAGAGttggtataatatatgcatataaaacgctttataatatattacatgtataaaGCGTATACAACGACTAAGACATATTATGGAATATTAAGTATAAGATATTGtttgttttgaactttttaactattataatagtgattgtactgtaaattttaattttaataagtataaacttataaattgaaataacaaATTCACAAAGCAAAAAtatctcaaatttttttttcaattgataataaataagcctatataaatattaaaatataatattatttaaattaattcacaaGTAGGTTTCCAGGTTTACCaagtattttgattataatagttAACACTCTCCAACTTTGTTTGttcttttttattagtattaacattgattataaatactatagatcgCGGCTCACTGTGGTGCAAAATATGCTGCGCTTATTTAGCCAGAAACTTACTAGGGGGCCAGGTTATAAGATGGACTATCTTAACTTAAGATTACCTATCTTATCTAGTTTCTGGCATTTAACACCAAGATCGCTAGTAAATTAACACAGCATATTTTGCACCACAGTGAGcgatctatagtatttataatcagtggtatattaa
This genomic window from Metopolophium dirhodum isolate CAU chromosome 1, ASM1992520v1, whole genome shotgun sequence contains:
- the LOC132942929 gene encoding sin3 histone deacetylase corepressor complex component SDS3-like, with the translated sequence MNTEKTAFQLRPTDIQCILEDIDKYRSSSNILALKLWPIVTLSPSWRCFYCKEPCSVQKKGVDRSPVVEKGRVDRSPVVEKETVESAIELGFGCSAGVMMMPNATEALTASARRANTEHCRREQSWRHTISFHDSNISPSLTFSMDDDDNNSAKIENKDLPNSDEEGKEYREKHTEIQEQVYQDKLAGIQKQLQQLRDGTHGEYVKQLKKLDAQHKNELMMTDLRRDCLFDDIEREFNKEWRLAHKEFEDRNAQLTETLISELNEKKKAIEHDNLNMELSPSSSNQKPAMTRKLRRRPNDPVEPTPRGKLRKPPPVSDKYFLLQEHEIEQDVKLIQDSLASIASTSTTITPTVKTRDTVNYSSIWRPGCLPSTSSSTASNMSPKKCRSSVTEGSSAIPNTRIEDGKLLFEKRWYHRGQPVFVEGRHMEKFPAVIHAIGNGSILVKKTSDNSQFCITLSYLSKGEMSIQRRAAV